TTATTTTCTCTCATTATTTAACTTTCACATTCCTGTGATTTTCCTTTCGGCTTTTAAAAACGTTAATTTCCTTTTCTAAACGTTGTTTTACTGTAGTCAAATTGTTAATCTGTTCACTCAGTTCAAATAATTTGCTTTCATATGTTTCTAGCAACTCTTCACATAGATTATCCATTTCGGGCTGTACGTTTTGAGTTTTACAAGTTAAAATAGCTTCAATTTGAGTAGTAGTTAGACCTAAACCTAAATACAACTGAATTTGTTTAATTAACTCGACAGCTGTTTCGTCAAAATCCCGATAACCATTTTCAAGACGTATACACGTAATTAATTTTTTCTTCTCGTAATACCTTATAGAACGAATGCTAGCACCTGTCATTTTGGATAACTCATTAATCCTCACTGAGAAATACCTCCTTTTTTTCAAATCTTTTATCTTATTTTAAAGTATGACATTAGTGTTATAGTCAATAAATAACAAATAATTTCTCATTAAAAAAAGCTTTGTAAACCGAACCTATTTTAAATTTGGCTATAATATTATTTGTAGATACATAGCAAACGACATATCA
The nucleotide sequence above comes from Bacillus solimangrovi. Encoded proteins:
- a CDS encoding MerR family transcriptional regulator codes for the protein MRINELSKMTGASIRSIRYYEKKKLITCIRLENGYRDFDETAVELIKQIQLYLGLGLTTTQIEAILTCKTQNVQPEMDNLCEELLETYESKLFELSEQINNLTTVKQRLEKEINVFKSRKENHRNVKVK